The Cytophagia bacterium CHB2 nucleotide sequence TTTCCATCGGGCACAGCCATCCTCATTATGTTCAAAAACTCACCGAACAACTCAATCGTATCGGTTTCTATTCCAATTCCGTGCAAATACCCTTGCAGCTTGAATTGGCGCAAAAACTGGGGAAGCTGTCGGGCTACGAGGATTATCAGTTATTCTTGTGCAACTCCGGCGCCGAGGCCAATGAAAATGCCTTGAAACTCGCATCTTTTCACAACGGCCACCGCGCGATTGTGGCTTTTACGCATTCGTTTCACGGCCGCACCTCCGCCGCCGTGGCGGCGACAGATAATGCCAAGATTCGCGCGCCGTTGAATCAGGATCATCACGTCATTTTCCTTCCTTTGAATGATGAGAAAGCTTTGCAAAGCGTTTTTGACCGCGATGATCTTTGCGCGGTGATTGTCGAAGGCATTCAAGGCATCGGCGGGATTCATGTTCCCACGGCGGAGTTCCTGCAAAAAATACAAGCTGGGTGCCAGCAGTCCGGCGCCGTGCTGATTCTCGATGAGATTCAATCCGGTTACGGCCGTTCCGGAAAATTTTTTGCGCACCAATTTTCCGGCATTCGCCCGGATTTGATAACGATTGCAAAAGGCATGGGCAACGGTTTTCCCGTTGCCGGCGTGTTGATTCACCCAAAATTCAAGGCTTCACACGGCCTGCTCGGAACGACGTTTGGCGGCAATCATCTGGCGTGCGCCGCCGCCGTCGCCGTTCTCGATGTTCTTGCTCAAGAAAATCTCATTGAAAACAGCCGCGCGCTCGGCGATTATTTGTTGCGTCAATTGCACTCGCTTTCCAATGGCATTCGTGAGGTGCGCGGCCGGGGATTGATGATCGGGATTGAATTGGAATCAGCCTGCGCGGAAACCCGGAAAAAGTTGTTAGTCGAACACAAAATTTTCACAGGCGCGGCGCACGATCCCAACACGATACGGCTGTTGCCGCCATTGACGTTGGCCAAAACCCAAGCGGATCAGTTTCTCGAAAGTTTTCGCACGGTCATAAAAAATGGTTGAAGGGCCGCTTCGGCGTTGGGGACGCCGGAGAAAACGGCGCCACAAACAAAAAGCTGTGAGTCAAAAGGAGACGCGCGATGATCCTTTTCGAGTATCTCGGCTGGATACTCATCATGTGCTATGCCTACTTTGTTATCCTGCGTTTGTATTGGCTGTATCAGCGTAATGACCGACATATTGTTTGGAAAAGAGCGGATGCGGGTATGCATTATGGCCTTGCCTTGCTCATTTTTTTAACGATGTCGGCGTTGTTTCTTTTAAAACACAATCCGGAGTACCTGTTGTTGCTGCTCGTTGGGGTCTACATTTTTTGCGCCATGCCGCTGCTTAAAATCAGTGAGCGTGGCATCATGATGAATGCGCTGTTGACGCAATGGGTGAATGTCGTTGAGATTCGATGCGCCCCGGGCAAAAATGCTTACCTGATCGTCACCAAGAATCGCTGGCGCCGGTTTCGCTTAAAAGTGCCGCCCGAGTTGGATGCCAAATGGCGAAAAATTGTGGCGTCGAAAGGATTGCGTATTTTAGAAAACCATGAAACCTCCTTGACGTTCGAATTGCCTGCGCTTGATTCCAATAAATTGAAAGTATCCTGAGATATGCGCTGAATGTGCTGCGGTTGTGAAGTTGTAATGTGAATCACGAACTTTTTCAGTCGAAAATTTAGTTGACATTACTAGGGGGGTTATCTATCTTTGTCGGTTTCGAAAAAAATATCTCGCCGCTGCTGGGTCAAGCGCGCGATCACGGAGGAGGATGGATCATGAAGAACATCGTAAATTCGGTGGCACCGACGCTGGCGCATTTTGTGACCAGCATTTTTTTTGTTCCTTCCGTCCGTTGTGGAGCGCAATAAAGCATGCCAGCCGCCTGGACGGAAAAATTGCCGCAGGGATTGCGGGATTATCATAAGGTCAGCCGCGCTCACTTCTTCGGGTTGATCATGGTGTTGGTGCTGCTCGTGATTTATGAATCGAGCAACGCCGTGATTTATCAAGGCCAGTCCCTCATCGTTCAAAACCGCGCCGAGGCCATGATCAAGCGCGCGCTTTGGTTTGCCGGGTTGCGCGAATTTTGGATGCCGTGGATCGTTTTTGCGCTTTTGCTGTTCTGGGCTTATTGGTATGCGCAAAAGCACAATCTGTTGCAGATCAAGCCGCCGTATTTTCCCTATGCGATTTTGGAAAGTTTGGCTTACGGCGTCTTGTTCAGCGGGTTGATGAATCTTGTCGCCAACAAAACCTTCACCATCAAATTCCTTTGGCTGAATCTCGGCGATAAAAGCGTTGCCTTGCCGGCACGCATGGCCTTGGCGCTGGGCGCGGGAATCTACGAAGAATTGCTGTTCCGGCTCGGTGTGTTCACGCTGACGCTCTGGTTTCTCCAACGCGTGCTCGCGGCCAAGCCCTTCATGCAGCAGGCACTCGCGTTGATTTTTTCGGCTGCGCTTTTTTCCGCGTTTCATTTTTTAGGGCGTGAGGCTTTTTCCGCGGTGGCGTTTGCGCAGCGATTTTACGCCGGCATTTTGCTCGGCATGATTTTTAGCTTTCGCGGCATCGGCATTGTCGCTTTCACACATGCATTTTATGATCTTTTTTGGGTTTTGCGCACGAATGTGAGCTAGGGGCGCCGGACGCCGCTCCAGCCGGACCATTTGAATTCAGCGATTGCATATAGATGAAAAAATTTTTGCTTGTCGTATTGATATTGACTGTTGTCGCCGCCGCTGCTTCCGCGTTTTATGTGTATGCGCTATTGTGGCAGCCGGTTGTGCCGCAGCCGGCGCCGCGACCCTATTTCATCGTGTCTCGCGGCATGCGTTTGCATCAGATTGCGGACAGCTTGCAGCAAGCCGGTATCATTCCGGACCGCAACAAATTTTTGCTGGCGGCAAAGCTGGTCGAGCGCAACCGGCCGCTAAAAGCCGGGAAGTACGCCCTCGCGCCGGGGCTTTCGTTGAAAGATCTGCTCAGCCTGTTGCGCTCGGGCAAGAGCATGGAAGAGCGGGTGACGCTGCCCGAAGGCAAAACTTCCGAAGATTATGCCGCGATTCTGCAACGTGAGCTGGGGCTGGATGCAAACGAGTTCTTGCAATTAGTCTCGGATTCTTCCTTCGCGCGCGAGCTTGGCATTGCCGCGCCGCGGCTGGAAGGCTATCTTTATCCGAACACCTACAACGTTTATTGGGGCGCAACGCCGCGCGAGATTGCCACCATGCTTGTGCGCGAATTTCAACGCCAGCTTGACGATTCGTTGCGCGCGCGCATTGCCGCCAGCGGCATGACCCTGCATGAAATCGTGACACTCGCTTCGATTATCGAGGGCGAGGCGGTGATTGACAGTGAGCGCACGGTGATTTCCGCGGTATATCACAATCGCTTACGCGCCGGCATTCTCTTGCAAGCCGATCCCACGATTCAATTCGTGGTGCCGGGGCCGCCGCGACGGCTGTTGTTCCGCGATTTGGAAATCGACTCGCCGTATAACACCTATCTGTATCCCGGGCTGCCGCCGGGGCCGGTGAACAATCCCGGCATCAAATCCATTCGTGCGGCGGTGCAGCCGGCGCGCGTAAACTATTTGTATTTCGTGGCGCGCGGCGACGGCTCACATGTTTTCAGCTATACCTTGCAGCAACATCTTAATGCCAAAGCTGATTTTGATCGCGTGCGCGCGCGGGTGCGCCGGGAAAGAATCAAAACCCAGCCGGGGCCGGAGAGGAGGGAAGATCCCTGAAAGATTCCAAACTAGCGCCGCTGCTCAAGCCTCTTAACGAGGAACAGCGCAACGCCGTGCAAACGGAGCTGGGTCCGGTGCTGGTGCTGGCGGGCGCCGGCAGCGGCAAAACGCGGGTGTTGACCCATCGCATCGCCTATTTAATCCAACAGAATTTGGTGCCCGCGGAAAATATTCTGGCGGTCACGTTTACCAACAAAGCCGCGCAGGAAATGCGTGAACGTGTGCAACGCTCGCTCGCCAACATTCCGGGCCAGCACACCAGCACCTCCAAGTTGTGGTTGGGCACGTTTCATTCGATTTGTGCGCGCATGTTGCGGTTGGATGCGGATCGTTTGGGCTTTTCGCGGCAATTCAGCATTTACGACACGGAAGATCAAATCGCGTTGCTACGCCGCATTCTCGAAAAGATGTCCGTGCCGCACGAACACTTGTCCGCCAACCAGGCGCGGCACCGCATTTCAAAAGCAAAAAATGGTTTTATTCACCCGGAAAATTATTTTGATTTTTACAGGCCCTCGCAGCAGGAGGAAGTTCTTGCGCGTGTGTATGAAGTCTATCAACAGCGCTTGCGCGAAAACAATGCGATGGACTTCGATGATTTGCTGCTCAAACCGCTGCTCCTGTTTCAACAATATCCCGAGATTTTGCAGAACTATCAGCGCCGCTTTCGCTACATACTCGTTGATGAATTTCAGGACACGAATCGCGCCCAGTATATTTGGTTGAAGGCGCTGGCCGGCGCTACGCGCCATCTCTTCGTCGTCGGCGACGATGATCAATCGATTTATCGCTGGCGCGGGGCCGAGGTGCGAAATATCCTCGATTTCGAAAACGACTTTCCCGAGTGCAAGATTTTTCGCCTCGAACAAAACTACCGTTCCACCGCCAATATTTTAGCCGCCGCCCATTCCGTAATCGTCAATAACAAGAATCGCATGTCCAAACAGCTCTGGACGCGGCGCGAAGAGGGCGAACGCGTGATCGTGCTGGCGGCCGCGAATGAATATCATGAAGCTGAAACGATACACGACAAGATTCGGGAGGAATTTGGCCGGCAAAGCGCTGAAGGCCGGAACTATGGCCGCAGCTTTCGCGATTTTGCCATTCTCTATCGCACGAATGCGCAATCGCGTTTGATTGAAGATGTGTTGCGCCGCAACGGCATTCCCTACATTATTATCGGCGGCCTGCGTTTTTATGAGCGCAAAGAAGTCAAAGACATTCTCGCATACCTGCGCGTCATCGCGAATCCGGCGGACGGGGTGAGTTTACGCCGCGTGATTAATTTCCCGTTGCGCGGCATCGGCGACGCGACGATCAATAAGCTGGAACAGTTTGCGCAAAGCCAGCAAATCACCACGTTTCAGGCGGTCGAACGGGCGGCGGAAATCGCCAGTATCTCCGCCGGGTTGCGCAACAAGATTCTTGAATTTCATCGTTTTCTCAACAAATACATGCAACTCAAAAACACGTTGTCGCTGCCGGAGTGGTGCAATGCGCTGGTGGACGATCTCAACCTCATTCAACAACTCAAGCAGGAAGATGAGCAGGAACGCATTGAAAACATTCGCGAATTGATGCTGGCCATCAGCGAGTTTGCCGCGCAAAATCCCGGCGCCACCATCGACAGTTTCCTCGAGCGCGTGGCGTTGATCACGGATATCGACAATTGGGATACCAAAGGCAACGCGGTGACACTCATGACGCTGCACAGCGCGAAAGGCCTGGAGTTTCCCATTGTCTTTATTGCCGGTTTGGAGGAAGGCTTGTTTCCCTTGCTGCGCGGCGAGGAAAACGCCCAGGAATCCGATCTCGAGGAAGAACGGCGCCTGTTTTACGTCGGGGTTACGCGCGCCCAAGAAAAGCTGTACCTCTCCTACAGCCAGACACGCTCGCGCTATGGCAACGGTACGCATCATTGTTACCCCTCGCGTTTTCTTGCCGAGTTGGATGAACGTCTGCTCAAGCAAGCGGTTGTACGCCGGCAGCGTTTTTATGATTATGAAGACGAACCGGAGCCGGATACCAGCATGCCGGTTTATGAAGATGAATCCCAGGAGGCAGGCGTGGTGCGCCCCGGACGCTGGGTCATGCACACCTCGTTTGGCCGCGGCCGCATTGTCTCGGTCGATGGCAGCGGCGACAGCATGAAAGTAACGGTACATTTTGAAGACGCCGGCCAAAAGAAAATTTTGGTGAAGTATGGCAATCTCAGGCTCATTTGAGCTTTACGAGATCCGGCATTCTAATTTTTAGGAGAGAGGAATTGAACGGCAACTCTGTCATTCGTTTTTTGCTCGGCGCCGTTTTTTGCGCCGCGCTATCTTACGCCCAAACGGCTCCCCCCAACCCCGCCGCCGCCGAGGACTTTCTCTACGCACAAAAACTTTTTCAGGAAGGTTATCACGAGCTGTGCGTGTCGCAGCTTGAGGCTTTGATGCAGCGTTATCCCGATGCGCCGGAGGTGGTGGAAAGCTGGCGCTTGCTGGGACAGGCAAACTTTGCGGTGCAACGCTATGCCGCTGCAGAAAAGGCGCTGCGCATGTTCGAAATGCGATATCCGCAGCATCCTGCGCTTGCAGAATCACAGCTTTTGCTCGCGGAAAGCCAGCAAGCGCAAGGCAAGTTGAGCGAGGCCGCACTCACGTATCAACGGCTGGCTTATTTTCATCCGGGCAGCGCGCAAGCGCCGATGGCGGCTTACAAAGCGTGCGAGTTATTATTGCAAGCCGGGGAGATCGAACAGGCGCGCAAGAACCTTTACGAGATGATGGACAAGCATGCGCAGAGCAGTTATCGCCTGGCGGCGCATTTGCTGTTGGTGGAAAGCTTTACGCAAGCAGGCGAGTATCAGCGCGGGTTGCAGGAGGCGGAACGCCTGTTTCGCCTGTTCCCTGAAAAAGATTTGAACGCGCAAGCATACTTCACACGCAGCCGGTTGCAGGAACAACTGGGGCAATTCCAGCTCGCGGAGGAAGGTTACCAGGAACAAATACAACGTTATCCCAAAGGCGAATGGTCGCGCTTGGCGAATGCGCGCCTGGCAGAGCTAGCCTTCGCGCGCGGTGAGGTAAATGCCGCTCTCGCTGCGCTGGCGCGTGTGGAAGCGGATTCGCCGGCGCGCACGGAAATGAATGACATGGCATTGCGCGCGGCAGAAATGAATATTCATATTGGCAAAACTCAGGAGGCCGGCGCGGCCCTGCAAAAGTTCGATGCCAGCGTCGCTGATAGCGCGAGTTTATTGTCATATTTCTACACGCTCGGCGCTTTGCGAGAACAAAGCGGTGAGGTGACGGCCGCTATCGAAGCCTATCGCCGCGCCTTGGGGCTGCCGGCCGGACTCGCAGCGCGCGAGAAAGATGCGTTGACCCAGCCTCGGCATTTGCGGCAACGTTGCTTCTGGCGCAGCGCGCAGCTTTATTTTGATGCCAAGAAACATGAAGCGGCTTTGTCTGTCTGCCGGCAGTATCGCCGGGAATATCCCGACGGTCAGTTTCGGGATGCCCTGTTGTTGCTCGAAGCCAATATTCAGCGGCAGGGCCTGCTCAATCCCGCGCACGCGCAGAAACTTTATTTTGAATTGCTGGAAGATTTTCCGCGCAGTGTTTATGTCGATGATGCGCAATTCGCGCTGGCCGAGAGTTTTACCGAGGCCGGTGAACGGCAAATGGCGCGCTTGCAATGGCAGCGGTTTGCGCAGTTTTACGGCGCCAGCGAATTGGCGCCGGCCGCGCAGAAACGTTTGCGTTTGATCACCGAATTTCAACCGAACGATGCGCCGGAATCCATGCGCCAGTTCATGGAAATGGTTTTGCGCGCAGGAACAAATGCCGCTGTGGATAACCTCGAACTCGCGCTCGCACGCTTGCATTATCAACGCCGCGATTTTCCTGCCGCAGCGCAGGCCAGCCGTGAAGCGTTGCAAGCTTCGCTTGAAAGCGGCGCGCAGCGTGAAGCAGTGTTCTTGCTCGGCGCAAGTTATTATCAGTTGTCTGAAAGCGATCGCTTGTACGATCGGCCCTCCGCGGCGCGCCAAGATAGCGCGCGAGCTTTGTTGCAACAATTGCTCAGCGAGGAAAGCAACGATCGTTTTGAGCAAGAGACGCAGATCATGCTGGCCCGGTTGGAAATCAACACAAATGCGTCTCGTTCCGCAGAGCTGTTGGGGCATGTTGATGCGGTTTTGAGCCGTGCGGAGAATCATGCGGAGTTGGATGACTTGCGCCTGTGGGCGGCGGTCACGCGCAAGCAGTTGGCCGCGCCGAACGATTCCCTCATGGCGCGGCAAATCACATTGGCGCTGCAAAAAGTCGCCGCGACGGAGGATTCACCTTATCGCAATCAAGCATTGTGGGAATTGGCGGATTGGCACTTGAAACAAGGGGCTGCCGCCGCGGCAACAAATTCCCTGGAACTCTTGCGCGCTTCAAAATTGCATGATGCCGCGCAGGCGCGCGGGCAATTGTTGTTGGCGAGGCGGTTGCAAAAAGACAAAGAGTATGATGCCGCGCTTGCCGAGCTTCAGGCGGTGCGCGACAAATTTTTTTACTGCGCCTATGCCGACTCGGCTCAAGCACAACTGTTGCAGGTGTTGATTGCCGCCGGCCGTTTGCAGGAAGCGTTGCAATTGATGGGCGATCCCCGCGAGCATGATTACGCCGGAACCGATGGCATCGATTTGCAGCGCGCCCGTCTCGAAGAGGCTGCCGGAGATTACGGCCCGGCGATCTTGACCTATTTGCGCTTTCTCGAAAACCACAGCGATGCTCCGCAAGCGCCCTCCGCATTAGTTGCGGCAGCGAAATTGAGCCGGCGCGTGGGCGCAGAGGCTTTGGCGGCCGGTTATTTTGAAGAATGTATTCGCCGCTTTCCCAACACCGAGCCAAGCGACGAAGCGCGCTTTCAGCTTGCTGAAATCAATTATGACAAGGGCGATTACAGCGAGGCGCTTGGGCTTTATGTCGCGTTCATGCAAGAACGTCCGGATTCACCTTTTTACAAAGACGCAATGAAGAAATCGGTTTTGTGTTGGTATAAAACCAAAAACGTTGTGCGCGCCGAGGCTGAAGCAAAAGTATTTCGCGAACGCTACAAAGATGATCGCGAGAGTCCGGCGGACTTTTATTATGCCGCCGGTGAACTGGCGATTCAGGAGAAAAATTTCCTCGTTGCCGAGGAAGCCTTTAAGAAATTGAGCCGTGAATATCGCGGCACAGAAGCCGGCATTCTGGGCGAATATGGCCTGGGCAAAGCACTGTTGATTCAAAACAAAACGCAGGATGCGCTGGAAACGTTGACCGCGATTCCCGGGCGTTATCCGAAGCACCCCTTTTTGCCCACCGTTTATCTCGGCCTGGGCGATTTCTATTTGGCCAATCAGCAATGGGATAATGCGATTGAAGCGTTCAAGCAAGTGGTCAAGGATTCGACCTTCGATAACAATTACAAACTCGGCACACGCTCATTGATTGATGTTTATGATCGCATGGGTTTGAAAGATCGCGCGTTGGCGCTGGCGCGGCATTATGTCAGCCGTTTTCCCGATGACGCCAAAGTTTTTGATTTGCACATGAAAATCGCGCTGCTGCTCAATGATTTGCAGCAGTATGATGATGCCATTTCGCTGTTGCGCAGCCTGAAGCCCTTTGCGGATGCCGCCGCTGAGCCGGAGGTGCAGTATTACATCGGCAAATCCCACATGAACGCCGGCCGTTTTGAGCCGGCCATCGCCGAGTTGTTGCGGGTAAAATTTTTTTCGAAACCCACGAAGCTGCCGTGGGATGTGATTGCGATGTATGATGCCGCGATTTGCTACACGCGCCTGAATCGTTGCGCAAAAGCCAAACAGCTCTTCCAGCGCATTGTGCGCGAGCAAGGCGCTGCCAGCGAGTTCGGCCGCTTCGCGAATGTCAAAATCAACGAACTGGGTGCATGCCCGGAAGCGAATTGAGCGGCGCGGAAGGTTCCGGCGCAAACAAGTTGATGACGAGTCGCCATTCGGAACGTAGATTTCACAACAGAAACCCGGCTGGTATCGGAATAAAGTTCACTCACCTGCGTATTATTCATAACGGTTAAATTGCCGCATATGTCTGTACCCTCGGAAAACGGACGTTCGAGTTATCTTGCGCCTTCGCCGGAAGATGGCGACGCCATTGCCGCGACGCTGGCAGGCGACCGCCGTGCGTATGAGACGCTCGTGATCAAGTATCAGCGTCCGCTCTATGCGGCGTTACGGCGAATCGTGCGCCGGCACGAGGATGCCGATGATTTGCTGCAAGAGTGTTTCGTGCGTGCCTTCCGGCATTTGCGCGATTTCGACCGCGAGCGGCCGTTCTATCCCTGGCTGCATCGCATTGCGGTGAATCTGGCCATTACATTTTTGCGACGGCAAGCCTGGCAGCAACCAACGAGTGAACTGGACATTTTTCCAACGATGGAAGATGATCCGAACCAGATCGCGGAGTCGTCGGAATTCTTTCTCGCGCTGGAACAGGCGATACACAAGTTGCCGGTGGAGCAGCGTACGGTGTTGCTGCTGCGCACGCGCGAAGGCATGAGTTATCAAGAGATGAGCCAACAGCTCGGCATTGAGATCGGCACCGTGATGTCGCGTTTGGCGCGCGCGCGTGAAAAGCTGCGTTCGCTGTTGCGCCCGTTCTTAGATACCAAAACACGCAAAAACAAAACACGGGCCTCGTGACGCCGCAGATGGTGTGAAAATTTCATTCCGGGCTTTTTGAAGAACATTTTTTGCCGAAACACAGAGAATTTTCTCTCACAAACGTATGCTTAATAGAAACCCCAACTCAATCAATTGTGCGACAGCGTCCGATTGGCTGCATCTATTGTTGGATGAAGAGTTGTCGGAGTCCCGGCATAAGCTGCTTGCCGCGCATTTGGAATCATGCGAAAAGTGCCGCGCGGCATGGCATGAATTGAAACTCATCGAACGCGCGCACGCACGACTCGATCTGCGCTTGACGGAGCCGCCGCCGGATTATTTCGCGCAATTACCCAAACGAGTTCTCGCGCGCCTTGACTCGGAAAAGACGGCGGCGCCGGCGATTTTGAAAATGCCGGA carries:
- a CDS encoding aspartate aminotransferase family protein, producing the protein MQLFDVYPLYEIEPVKARDVYLWDRNGVRYLDFYGGHAVISIGHSHPHYVQKLTEQLNRIGFYSNSVQIPLQLELAQKLGKLSGYEDYQLFLCNSGAEANENALKLASFHNGHRAIVAFTHSFHGRTSAAVAATDNAKIRAPLNQDHHVIFLPLNDEKALQSVFDRDDLCAVIVEGIQGIGGIHVPTAEFLQKIQAGCQQSGAVLILDEIQSGYGRSGKFFAHQFSGIRPDLITIAKGMGNGFPVAGVLIHPKFKASHGLLGTTFGGNHLACAAAVAVLDVLAQENLIENSRALGDYLLRQLHSLSNGIREVRGRGLMIGIELESACAETRKKLLVEHKIFTGAAHDPNTIRLLPPLTLAKTQADQFLESFRTVIKNG
- a CDS encoding CPBP family intramembrane metalloprotease; translation: MPAAWTEKLPQGLRDYHKVSRAHFFGLIMVLVLLVIYESSNAVIYQGQSLIVQNRAEAMIKRALWFAGLREFWMPWIVFALLLFWAYWYAQKHNLLQIKPPYFPYAILESLAYGVLFSGLMNLVANKTFTIKFLWLNLGDKSVALPARMALALGAGIYEELLFRLGVFTLTLWFLQRVLAAKPFMQQALALIFSAALFSAFHFLGREAFSAVAFAQRFYAGILLGMIFSFRGIGIVAFTHAFYDLFWVLRTNVS
- the mltG gene encoding endolytic transglycosylase MltG gives rise to the protein MKKFLLVVLILTVVAAAASAFYVYALLWQPVVPQPAPRPYFIVSRGMRLHQIADSLQQAGIIPDRNKFLLAAKLVERNRPLKAGKYALAPGLSLKDLLSLLRSGKSMEERVTLPEGKTSEDYAAILQRELGLDANEFLQLVSDSSFARELGIAAPRLEGYLYPNTYNVYWGATPREIATMLVREFQRQLDDSLRARIAASGMTLHEIVTLASIIEGEAVIDSERTVISAVYHNRLRAGILLQADPTIQFVVPGPPRRLLFRDLEIDSPYNTYLYPGLPPGPVNNPGIKSIRAAVQPARVNYLYFVARGDGSHVFSYTLQQHLNAKADFDRVRARVRRERIKTQPGPERREDP
- a CDS encoding DNA helicase; protein product: MQTELGPVLVLAGAGSGKTRVLTHRIAYLIQQNLVPAENILAVTFTNKAAQEMRERVQRSLANIPGQHTSTSKLWLGTFHSICARMLRLDADRLGFSRQFSIYDTEDQIALLRRILEKMSVPHEHLSANQARHRISKAKNGFIHPENYFDFYRPSQQEEVLARVYEVYQQRLRENNAMDFDDLLLKPLLLFQQYPEILQNYQRRFRYILVDEFQDTNRAQYIWLKALAGATRHLFVVGDDDQSIYRWRGAEVRNILDFENDFPECKIFRLEQNYRSTANILAAAHSVIVNNKNRMSKQLWTRREEGERVIVLAAANEYHEAETIHDKIREEFGRQSAEGRNYGRSFRDFAILYRTNAQSRLIEDVLRRNGIPYIIIGGLRFYERKEVKDILAYLRVIANPADGVSLRRVINFPLRGIGDATINKLEQFAQSQQITTFQAVERAAEIASISAGLRNKILEFHRFLNKYMQLKNTLSLPEWCNALVDDLNLIQQLKQEDEQERIENIRELMLAISEFAAQNPGATIDSFLERVALITDIDNWDTKGNAVTLMTLHSAKGLEFPIVFIAGLEEGLFPLLRGEENAQESDLEEERRLFYVGVTRAQEKLYLSYSQTRSRYGNGTHHCYPSRFLAELDERLLKQAVVRRQRFYDYEDEPEPDTSMPVYEDESQEAGVVRPGRWVMHTSFGRGRIVSVDGSGDSMKVTVHFEDAGQKKILVKYGNLRLI
- a CDS encoding tetratricopeptide repeat protein — translated: MNGNSVIRFLLGAVFCAALSYAQTAPPNPAAAEDFLYAQKLFQEGYHELCVSQLEALMQRYPDAPEVVESWRLLGQANFAVQRYAAAEKALRMFEMRYPQHPALAESQLLLAESQQAQGKLSEAALTYQRLAYFHPGSAQAPMAAYKACELLLQAGEIEQARKNLYEMMDKHAQSSYRLAAHLLLVESFTQAGEYQRGLQEAERLFRLFPEKDLNAQAYFTRSRLQEQLGQFQLAEEGYQEQIQRYPKGEWSRLANARLAELAFARGEVNAALAALARVEADSPARTEMNDMALRAAEMNIHIGKTQEAGAALQKFDASVADSASLLSYFYTLGALREQSGEVTAAIEAYRRALGLPAGLAAREKDALTQPRHLRQRCFWRSAQLYFDAKKHEAALSVCRQYRREYPDGQFRDALLLLEANIQRQGLLNPAHAQKLYFELLEDFPRSVYVDDAQFALAESFTEAGERQMARLQWQRFAQFYGASELAPAAQKRLRLITEFQPNDAPESMRQFMEMVLRAGTNAAVDNLELALARLHYQRRDFPAAAQASREALQASLESGAQREAVFLLGASYYQLSESDRLYDRPSAARQDSARALLQQLLSEESNDRFEQETQIMLARLEINTNASRSAELLGHVDAVLSRAENHAELDDLRLWAAVTRKQLAAPNDSLMARQITLALQKVAATEDSPYRNQALWELADWHLKQGAAAAATNSLELLRASKLHDAAQARGQLLLARRLQKDKEYDAALAELQAVRDKFFYCAYADSAQAQLLQVLIAAGRLQEALQLMGDPREHDYAGTDGIDLQRARLEEAAGDYGPAILTYLRFLENHSDAPQAPSALVAAAKLSRRVGAEALAAGYFEECIRRFPNTEPSDEARFQLAEINYDKGDYSEALGLYVAFMQERPDSPFYKDAMKKSVLCWYKTKNVVRAEAEAKVFRERYKDDRESPADFYYAAGELAIQEKNFLVAEEAFKKLSREYRGTEAGILGEYGLGKALLIQNKTQDALETLTAIPGRYPKHPFLPTVYLGLGDFYLANQQWDNAIEAFKQVVKDSTFDNNYKLGTRSLIDVYDRMGLKDRALALARHYVSRFPDDAKVFDLHMKIALLLNDLQQYDDAISLLRSLKPFADAAAEPEVQYYIGKSHMNAGRFEPAIAELLRVKFFSKPTKLPWDVIAMYDAAICYTRLNRCAKAKQLFQRIVREQGAASEFGRFANVKINELGACPEAN
- a CDS encoding sigma-70 family RNA polymerase sigma factor codes for the protein MSVPSENGRSSYLAPSPEDGDAIAATLAGDRRAYETLVIKYQRPLYAALRRIVRRHEDADDLLQECFVRAFRHLRDFDRERPFYPWLHRIAVNLAITFLRRQAWQQPTSELDIFPTMEDDPNQIAESSEFFLALEQAIHKLPVEQRTVLLLRTREGMSYQEMSQQLGIEIGTVMSRLARAREKLRSLLRPFLDTKTRKNKTRAS